A DNA window from Polyangiaceae bacterium contains the following coding sequences:
- a CDS encoding acyl-CoA dehydrogenase family protein has protein sequence MFSFERSAEMDALLERVAATMNEVVYPLEAAVAGRPFVECDAEFSRARAAVQAAGLWAPQVPKEYGGLGLSFREHGLVSERLGKSPFGHYCFGAQAPDAGNMEVLHLFGTEQQKDAYLRPLAAGKIRSCFSMTEPDKAGSNPAWLSTTAKRDGDHYVVNGRKWFTTAGDGAAFAIVMAVTDEQASPYARASMIIVPTDTPGFRQVRLIPVMGEAGSGWASHSEIAYENCRVPVDNRLGDEGAGFLIAQERLGPGRIHHCMRWIGICERAFELMCSQAVRREIAPGKPLGTRQMVQQWIAESRAEIDAARLLVQHAAWKMDTAGARDARIEVSCIKFHVAGVLQRVLDRAIQAHGALGMTDDTPLAWFYRHERAARIYDGPDEVHKSVVARRILRQFGLEVGAQAG, from the coding sequence ATGTTCTCCTTCGAACGTTCCGCGGAAATGGACGCCTTGCTCGAGCGCGTTGCCGCCACCATGAACGAGGTCGTGTACCCGCTCGAGGCGGCAGTGGCGGGCCGGCCCTTCGTCGAGTGCGACGCCGAGTTTTCCCGAGCGCGCGCGGCCGTTCAGGCGGCTGGGCTATGGGCCCCTCAGGTGCCGAAAGAGTATGGCGGCCTGGGGCTTTCTTTTCGCGAGCACGGGCTGGTCAGTGAACGACTGGGCAAAAGCCCCTTTGGTCACTACTGCTTCGGCGCACAGGCACCCGACGCCGGCAACATGGAGGTCTTGCACCTGTTCGGTACCGAGCAGCAGAAGGACGCCTACCTACGCCCGCTCGCCGCTGGCAAGATCCGCAGTTGCTTCTCGATGACGGAGCCCGACAAGGCGGGGTCCAATCCCGCGTGGCTCTCCACGACGGCGAAGCGCGACGGGGACCACTACGTGGTCAACGGTCGCAAGTGGTTCACGACCGCGGGTGACGGCGCTGCCTTCGCGATCGTGATGGCCGTGACCGACGAGCAAGCCTCGCCCTACGCGCGCGCCAGCATGATCATCGTACCCACGGACACTCCCGGCTTTCGCCAGGTTCGACTGATCCCGGTGATGGGGGAGGCCGGCTCGGGTTGGGCCAGCCACTCGGAAATCGCCTACGAGAATTGCCGCGTGCCGGTGGATAATCGTCTGGGCGACGAGGGGGCAGGGTTCCTGATCGCTCAGGAGCGCCTGGGGCCTGGCCGCATTCACCATTGCATGCGTTGGATCGGCATCTGCGAGCGTGCCTTCGAGCTGATGTGCAGCCAGGCGGTGCGGCGCGAGATCGCGCCGGGCAAGCCCCTCGGCACGCGGCAGATGGTTCAACAATGGATCGCCGAGAGCCGAGCCGAGATCGACGCCGCTCGGCTCTTGGTGCAGCACGCGGCGTGGAAGATGGACACGGCGGGAGCCCGTGACGCGCGCATCGAGGTCAGCTGCATCAAGTTCCACGTCGCGGGTGTGCTGCAACGAGTGCTCGATCGCGCCATTCAGGCCCACGGCGCGCTGGGCATGACCGACGACACTCCGCTCGCATGGTTCTACCGCCACGAGCGTGCCGCGCGCATCTACGATGGACCCGACGAAGTGCACAAGTCGGTCGTCGCCCGGCGCATCTTGCGCCAGTTTGGTCTCGAAGTGGGCGCGCAGGCAGGCTGA
- a CDS encoding histidine phosphatase family protein: protein MSVVYLVRHAQASFLSDDYDRLSARGLAQAERLGLAWQQQGLHLDRVVAGPRRRQRDTAVEVLRAQDAERAPALEVLDAFDEYPADEVLAGFADEMRGEPELAQHLEDVMSASVEPRRRGRALDLLMRHALLLWAAGRTPPGVPSWEDFVGRVRGAFDGLLRATASGRSVALFSSAGTLGVVVGTVLGTDARRSLELGWMLNNASVSEVQFSGSRVGLVRYNTVGHLPSAEWTRR from the coding sequence ATGAGCGTGGTGTACTTGGTGCGCCACGCTCAGGCGTCGTTCTTGTCCGACGACTACGATCGACTGAGCGCGCGTGGTCTGGCGCAGGCAGAGCGCCTGGGCCTCGCTTGGCAGCAGCAGGGATTGCATCTGGACCGCGTGGTGGCGGGCCCTCGGCGGCGCCAGCGCGACACGGCCGTGGAGGTGCTGCGCGCCCAAGACGCCGAACGCGCTCCGGCTTTGGAGGTACTCGACGCCTTCGACGAGTACCCGGCCGATGAAGTGCTCGCGGGCTTCGCCGACGAGATGCGCGGCGAGCCGGAGCTGGCGCAACACCTCGAGGACGTCATGTCCGCCAGCGTCGAGCCGCGCCGTCGCGGACGCGCCCTCGACTTGTTGATGCGTCACGCCCTGCTGCTGTGGGCTGCGGGACGCACGCCACCGGGAGTGCCCAGCTGGGAAGACTTCGTGGGCCGAGTTCGCGGGGCCTTCGACGGGTTGCTGCGGGCGACGGCTTCGGGTCGCAGCGTTGCGTTGTTCTCTTCCGCCGGTACCCTTGGCGTCGTCGTCGGCACCGTTTTAGGCACCGACGCGCGCCGCAGTTTGGAGCTGGGCTGGATGCTCAACAACGCCAGCGTCAGCGAAGTGCAGTTCTCCGGCTCACGAGTCGGTCTGGTCCGGTACAACACCGTCGGGCACCTGCCGTCCGCCGAATGGACTCGGCGCTGA